A genomic region of Papaver somniferum cultivar HN1 chromosome 7, ASM357369v1, whole genome shotgun sequence contains the following coding sequences:
- the LOC113299035 gene encoding RNA-binding KH domain-containing protein RCF3-like has protein sequence MERSRAKRTYYYEQDYDTQNFPRTKPRFHHHNNHHFNNNNHRRGGGGGGGGGVGGGGRLPKSQDAASGMTSFRILCHDMRAGGVIGKSGNVIKAIRQETGAWINVHPLLPGDEERIIEIAEAKRRDPDGRIPAFSPATEALMMIFERMIESDGGGVGFQFDAGIDDGDDFGPRGGNGGLRVATRLVVARPNVGSLLGKGGRIIEQMRIETKTQIRILPRDHTLPSCVSMSEEIVQVIGDVNNVRRAVTIISARLRESQLRDRSQFNGRVPDQFLAPDDEFVPQLNPASRRSSMDAPPIGQRFSSGQNNVRSNAHLSRQPGFALESEASPMDDHVQSLPREDLVFQICCPNDKLDRIMGENGLIEILRGDIGVDVRATDAVPGSDERIIIISSDEGPDDELFPAQEALLHIQSQIVDLIPDTDNNITTRLLVASSEIGCLEGEDGSLSDLEKLTGTNLKILPREDLPLGTPGAVELVQVVGEIKAARDALVEITSRLRNCLYRETYLPKALPPPPISTSVSGSLSMAEVGSPNGVAVCEGFHGRNAPGAGLPTLQSAPAVWPSKDAVASGGAVERKVTDAQEEAPVNSNRYSLPLVTRSTLEVVIPEHAISKLTMRSGNRLAQISELSGASVKLVEDETETEKVIRISGTPEQAERAQSLLHGFILSTQEDTPSS, from the exons ATGGAGAGATCTAGGGCGAAGAGGACTTACTATTATGAACAAGATTATGATACTCAAAATTTTCCTAGAACTAAACCTCGTTTTCACCATCACAATAATCACCATTTCAACAACAATAATCATAGacgtggaggaggaggaggaggaggtggaggtGTAGGCGGTGGTGGAAGATTACCAAAAAGTCAGGATGCTGCTAGTGGAATGACTAGTTTTCGAATTTTATGCCATGATATGAGAGCTGGTGGTGTAATTGGGAAATCTGGTAATGTAATCAAAGCAATTAGACAGGAAACTGGAGCTTGGATTAATGTTCATCCATTATTACCAGGTGATGAAGAAAGGATTATTGAGATTGCCGAAGCTAAACGTAGGGATCCCGATGGAAGGATTCCAGCATTTTCCCCAGCTACAGAAGCTTTAATGATGATCTTTGAAAGGATGATTgagagtgatggtggtggagtggGGTTTCAGTTTGATGCTGGAATTGACGATGGTGATGATTTTGGTCCTAGAGGTGGCAATGGTGGATTAAGAGTTGCAACTAGACTTGTTGTCGCTAGACCAAATGTAGGAAGTTTGTTGGGGAAAGGTGGGAGAATTATTGAACAAATGAGGATTGAAACAAAAACCCAGATAAGGATTCTTCCTAGAGACCATACTTTGCCTAGCTGTGTATCAATGTCAGAGGAAATTGTTCAG GTGATTGGTGATGTTAATAATGTCAGAAGAGCTGTTACGATTATTTCAGCACGCTTGAGAGAGAGCCAGCTTCGTGACCGCAGTCAATTTAATGGGCGAGTGCCGGATCAGTTTTTAGCTCCTGATGATGAGTTTGTTCCTCAGTTGAACCCTGCATCGCGTAGATCATCGATGGATGCCCCCCCTATTGGACAGCGATTTTCTTCTGGACAAAACAATGTTCGGAGCAATGCACATCTCTCACGTCAGCCTGGCTTTGCATTAGAATCTGAAGCTTCTCCGATGGACGATCATGTGCAGTCCTTACCTAGAGAGGACCTTGTCTTTCAAATATGTTGCCCTAATGACAAGTTGGACAGAATTATGGGAGAGAACGGGCTTATAGAAATACTACGAGGCGATATTGGTGTGGATGTCAGGGCTACTGATGCAGTACCAGGATCTGATGAAaggataattattatttcctctgATGAG GGTCCTGATGATGAGCTGTTTCCAGCTCAAGAAGCTTTGCTGCATATCCAGAGTCAGATTGTAGATCTTATTCCAGACACAGATAATAATATTACGACAAGGTTACTTGTGGCATCCAGTGAAATCGGTTGCTTAGAGGGAGAAGATGGATCTCTATCCGATTTGGAAAAATTGACTGGCACAAATTTAAAGATTCTTCCGCGAGAGGACCTCCCATTGGGGACACCTGGGGCAGTTGAGCTTGTACAG GTTGTAGGTGAGATAAAAGCAGCTAGAGATGCTCTTGTCGAGATAACATCAAGGTTACGAAATTGCTTATACCGGGAGACTTACCTTCCAAAGGCTTTGCCACCACCACCTATATCCACGTCTGTTTCTGGAAGCCTGTCAATGGCGGAGGTTGGTTCTCCCAATGGAGTTGCTGTATGTGAAGGTTTTCATGGAAGGAATGCTCCAGGTGCAGGGCTTCCGACTTTGCAGAGTGCACCAGCTGTGTGGCCCTCAAAG GATGCTGTGGCATCTGGTGGGGCAGTAGAAAGAAAGGTAACTGATGCTCAAGAAGAAGCACCGGTTAACTCGAACAG ATATTCTTTGCCACTTGTCACCAGGAGTACATTGGAAGTAGTCATACCAGAGCACGCAATCTCTAAGCTCACGATGAGATCAGGCAACAGGCTTGCTCAGATCAGTGAG TTGTCAGGAGCTAGTGTTAAACTTGTGGAAGATGAAACCGAAACTGAAAAGGTCATTCGAATATCTGGTACACCGGAGCAGGCTGAGAGAGCTCAAAGCTTGCTCCATGGGTTTATTTTGAGCA CGCAAGAAGACACTCCATCAAGCTAG
- the LOC113295530 gene encoding uncharacterized protein LOC113295530 → MSEQNNSGSGFRSSTTNLVYDSASSTMNSEDPPSMFIPDDVIEDSLNEWKFSLIGRLYFVKLKMNTATTLLKQQWSLKGSLQFIPLGKGFFIIKLDNEDDKKHIWQGLWMVEEQTLKIRPWEPNFNPETQKTSLAYVWVTFLGLSIEYWKESILLQMGNKLGRAIKVDEITLKREIGYYASVLVDFAKYIPSKVVVEYKYGKFKQAVQILKKPKFCNHCLIVGHLTVECRIRRSECSEKQTEVVKEKAKKQWRKKTSQVQTGFDICFTQVEKEKEHIIEQIHDQLLSDNEEIDAIIPPIQTNVVNIQPPIGTPVLQLQSISQNIKSKKAEDCVQVKHTDSESIQHAASTSGTKNGKEFIQIKTKVGKKPNVITRTQVSSDFIKKLRLQGIHYQIIHNSCDGNKGNIWILWSSSINTPKILSSTSQAITVEVGGAVITGVHAATITVNRRELWHEMEIANTLNKPWLVIGDFNTITSVDEKKGGLNPLKISMREFNDCLNNCGFIQAPKTGLEFSWCNKGGKKRILCNFDRAVFNDKWLEVYPRWGYKVGVRSISDHGIIYGANVEIPKPKNIPFRALKVWQYHS, encoded by the exons atgTCTGAACAAAATAATAGTGGATCTGGTTTTCGATCTTCTACAACAAATTTGGTTTATGATTCCGCTTCTTCAACAATGAATTCTGAAGACCCTCCTTCTATGTTTATTCCTGATGATGTTATTGAAGACAGCTTAAATGAATGGAAATTTAGCTTGATTGGGAGATTATATTTTGTTAAACTTAAGATGAATACTGCAACTACTTTACTGAAACAACAATGGTCTCTTAAGGGTTCTTTACAGTTCATACCCTTAGGAAAAGGATTCTTTATCATCAAGCTAGATAATGAAGATGATAAAAAACATATTTGGCAAGGTTTATGGATGGTGGAAGAACAAACTTTGAAAATTAGACCATGGGAACCTAACTTCAATCCTGAAACTCAAAAAACTTCATTAGCTTATGTTTGGGTCACTTTTCTTGGTTTAAGCATTGAGTACTGGAAAGAAAGCATTCTTCTACAGATGGGAAACAAATTGGGGAGAGCTATTAAAGTTGATGAAATTACTCTAAAAAGAGAAATAGGATACTATGCAAGTGTTCTAGTTGATTTTGCAAAGTATATCCCAAGCAAAGTAGTTGTTGAGTACAAGTATGGTAAATTTAAACAAGCTGTTCAAATCTTAAAGAAACCAAAATTCTGCAATCACTGTCTAATTGTGGGTCACTTAACTGTTGAATGTAGAATCAGAAGAAGTGAATGTTCTGAAAAACAAACTGAAGTTGTGAAGGAAAAGGCAAAAAAACAATGGAGAAAAAAAACTTCTCAAGTTCAAACTGGTTTTGACATATGCTTTACTCAAGTTGAGAAAGAAAAAGAGCACATAATTGAACAAATTCATGATCAACTCTTAAGTGATAATGAAGAGATTGATGCAATAATACCTCCTATTCAAA CCAATGTGGTTAATATTCAACCTCCTATTGGAACTCCAGTTTTACAACTTCAGTCTATCTCTCAAAATATTAAATCTAAGAAAGCTGAAGATTGTGTTCAAGTGAAACATACTGATTCAGAATCTATTCAACATGCAGCAAGTACTTCTGGTACTAAGAATGGGAAagaatttattcaaatcaaaacaaaagttgggAAAAAGCCAAATGTGATTACCAGAACTCAG GTTTCTTCCGATTTCATTAAAAAGTTAAGACTCCAGGGTATACACTATCAAATCATTCATAACTCTTGTGATGGTAATAAAGGAAACATTTGGATTCTATGGAGCTCTTCAATAAACACTCCAAAGATTTTATCAAGTACTTCTCAAGCAATAACTGTGGAAGTTGGTGGGGCTGTAATTACTGGAGTTCATGCTGCCACTATCACTGTTAATAGAAGAGAATTATGGCATGAAATGGAAATTGCAAATACTTTAAATAAGCCATGGCTGGTCATAGGTGATTTCAATACTATAACAAGTGTTGATGAAAAGAAAGGTGGTCTCAATCCTCTGAAAATATCTATGAGGGAATTTAATGATTGTTTAAATAATTGTGGGTTTATTCAAGCTCCTAAAACAGGTTTGGAGTTCTCTTGGTGCAACAAAGGAGGGAAAAAAAGAATTCTCTGCAATTTTGATAGAGCTGTTTTCAATGATAAATGGTTGGAAGTATACCCTAGATGGGGTTACAAAGTTGGTGTAAGAAGTATATCAGATCATGGAATTATTTATGGTGCAAATGTTGAAATTCCAAAGCCCAAAAATATACCTTTTAGAGCTCTTAAGGTGTGGCAATATCATTCTTAA
- the LOC113295531 gene encoding uncharacterized protein LOC113295531 produces the protein MRKFGFSEKCVNWLHALLQSARTSVLLNGGPVGYFQVGRGLRQGDPLSPLLFVIAEDLLSRAISRMVQSDDIFLFCNGDKRNVKKLATLLREYQEASGQIFNLEKSKCFIGGTSTLRKQQIFSECRMPLANFPDKYLGVYLTPGRIKTQHIWNCVEQIQASLAGWMGKLLSFQEILILIKHVLSSIPIYSMSVYKWPQRALKDCEQIIRNFLWTGDPSKKRVLCLNGTKFVLHLKKEISEDVQKFTRWMVGTGSKISVWNDTWIKDKPLCELYPDNAYLNEFPYMKVENLIVDNEWVMPSELLDMVSINELPVLSLEEDKRIWSGTITGDFSVSSAVECIRTKYSKVSWVHQVWNYSIHPNISSNIWKLIRNICPSDEKMKTRKFQLASRCCFCKKDEETLEHIIWKCNYSELIWKWLGGMFNFKNPKSFDEVFNSAKHKSPAVGEIWRYVAFITLKEQWFQRNRSVYEDEVFNEQNIKSRILKLTAEGEIRMKQLMWNTAYDLQMLKRFGYGIMARNDKGEVVVAIEGGLGIATNFFAEIMAIICAGEWDIHNGFRILLFSTDSKAVIVAFENLRVSWFAIARWKQICNIATKCEFLHNYREVNFSANDLANRGATMQRGDQHIYTSKPPFLVNLENEKQKYFRTV, from the exons ATGAGGAAATTTGGATTCTCTGAAAAATGTGTTAATTGGCTTCATGCTTTACTGCAATCTGCAAGAACATCAGTACTTCTTAATGGAGGGCCTGTGGGATATTTCCAAGTTGGAAGGGGTCTCAGACAAGGTGACCCCTTGTCTCCTCTTCTTTTTGTTATAGCTGAAGATCTTCTGAGCAGAGCAATATCAAGAATGGTCCAATCAG ATGACATTTTCTTGTTCTGCAATGGAGATAAAAGAAATGTTAAAAAGCTAGCAACTTTACTCAGGGAATATCAAGAAGCCTCAGGTCAAATTTTTAATTTGGAAAAAAGCAAATGCTTCATAGGTGGAACAagtacattaagaaaacaacaaatTTTTTCTGAATGCAGAATGCCACTTGCTAATTTCCCAGACAAGTACTTAGGTGTTTATCTAACTCCAGGTAGAATCAAAACTCAACATATTTGGAATTGTGTAGAACAAATCCAAGCAAGCTTAGCTGGATGGATGGGTAAGCTCTTATCTTTCCAAGAAATACTGATTTTAATCAAGCATGTTCTCAGTAGCATTCCCATATATAGTATGTCAGTTTATAAATGGCCTCAAAGAGCTCTAAAGGACTGTGAGCAAataataagaaattttctttggacTGGAGATCCTTCAAAAAAAAGAGTGTTGTGCTTAAATGGGACAAAGTTTGTTCTCCATTTGAAGAAGGAG ATCTCTGAAGATGTGCAAAAATTCACAAGATGGATGGTTGGCACTGGATCAAAAATATCAGTTTggaatgacacttggataaaggaTAAACCTTTGTGTGAATTATATCCTGATAATGCATATCTTAATGAATTCCCTTACATGAAAGTTGAAAACCTAATAGTTGATAATGAATGGGTTATGCCTTCTGAACTTCTTGATATGGTTTCAATTAATGAGCTACCTGTACTTAGTTTGGAGGAAGATAAAAGAATCTGGAGTGGCACAATTACTGGGGATTTCTCTGTTTCTTCTGCAGTTGAGTGTATCAGAACAAAGTATTCAAAAGTGAGCTGGGTACATCAGGTATGGAATTACTCAATTCATCCAAATATTTCAAGCAATATCTGGAAACTTATAAGAAATATTTGCCCAAGTGATGAAAAAATGAAAACTAGGAAATTTCAACTTGCTTCTAGATGTTGTTTTTGTAAGAAAGATGAGGAAACTCTAGAACACATTATATGGAAATGCAACTATAGTGAGCTAATTTGGAAGTGGTTAGGAGGGATGTTTAATTTCAAGAACCCTAAGTCCTttgatgaagtctttaattcTGCAAAACATAAAAGTCCTGCAGTTGGTGAAATATGGAGATATGTTGCTTTCATTACTCTCAAGGAACAGTGGTTTCAAAGAAATAGAAGTGTTTATGAGGATGAAGTCTTCAATGAACAAAATATTAAATCAAGAATCTTGAAACTTACTGCTGAAGGAGAAATTAGAATGAAACAACTCATGTGGAATACTGCGTATGATCTGCAAATGCTAAAACGGTTTG GTTATGGGATTATGGCTAGAAATGATAAAGGAGAAGTGGTGGTAGCTATAGAAGGAGGTCTGGGGATTGCTACTAATTTCTTTGCAGAAATTATGGCAATTATTTGTGCAGGAGAATGGGATATTCATAATGGTTTCAGAATCCTCCTTTTCAGTACAGACTCAAAAGCAGTAATTGTTGCTTTTGAAAATTTGAGAGTTTCTTGGTTTGCAATTGCTAGATGGAAGCAAATCTGCAACATTGCTACCAAATGTGAGTTTCTTCATAATTACAGAGAAGTGAACTTCTCTGCAAATGATCTAGCTAACAGAGGAGCAACTATGCAGAGAGGAGATCAACACATATACACAAGCAAACCTCCCTTCCTTGTAAATCTTGAAAATGAAAAGCAGAAGTACTTTAGGACAGTTTAG